The following are encoded together in the Naumannella cuiyingiana genome:
- a CDS encoding AarF/ABC1/UbiB kinase family protein, whose protein sequence is MTPDETDGAGGQPDSFALRRGALGRTAKLFALPAGAATRAGRRLGRRIGGMDSDAATALSREQAAEQLFRVLGELKGGAMKVGQMLSIFESALPEDIAGPYRERMRRLQDSAPPMPASRVHAILAAELGSRWRDRFASFADRPAAAASIGQVHRAVWKDTGKPVAVKLQYPGADRALASDLRQLSRVAGLFAPLAGGVDIKPLVAELVAKIGQETDYANEAAAQQRAAEGFAGHPEFCVPAVREHTPHVIISDWLDGTPFSRAAELDHEARNRLGLRYVRFLFAGPREVGLLHGDPHPGNFKVLPDGRLGAVDFGLVDEMPGGLPEAMGRLMSLAAAGDARATLAGLAAEGFLARGVREVDPGELLDYLSPFIEPALVEEFHFSREWMRSEFSRVNSAARPGGIAAKLNLPPSYLLIHRVWLGGIAVLAQLDVTARFGEVLTEFLPQWRPPRSDRPR, encoded by the coding sequence GTGACACCCGACGAGACCGACGGCGCCGGCGGCCAGCCGGACTCGTTCGCCCTGCGCCGCGGCGCCCTGGGCCGCACCGCCAAGCTGTTCGCACTGCCCGCCGGAGCGGCCACCCGCGCCGGGCGGCGGCTCGGCCGGCGGATCGGCGGGATGGATTCGGACGCCGCCACCGCCCTGTCCCGGGAGCAGGCCGCGGAACAGTTGTTCCGGGTGCTCGGTGAGCTGAAGGGCGGCGCGATGAAGGTCGGCCAGATGCTGTCGATCTTCGAGTCGGCGCTGCCCGAGGACATCGCCGGTCCGTATCGCGAGCGGATGCGCCGGCTGCAGGACTCGGCGCCGCCGATGCCGGCCTCGCGGGTGCACGCGATCCTCGCGGCCGAGCTGGGCAGCCGTTGGCGCGACCGGTTCGCCAGCTTCGCCGACCGGCCGGCGGCCGCGGCCTCGATCGGCCAGGTGCACCGGGCGGTGTGGAAGGACACCGGCAAACCGGTGGCGGTGAAGCTGCAGTACCCGGGCGCCGACCGGGCACTGGCCAGCGACCTGCGACAGCTCAGCCGGGTCGCGGGCCTGTTCGCTCCCCTGGCCGGCGGGGTGGACATCAAGCCGCTGGTGGCCGAGCTGGTCGCCAAGATCGGCCAGGAGACCGACTATGCGAACGAGGCCGCCGCCCAGCAGCGCGCAGCGGAGGGATTCGCCGGCCACCCGGAGTTCTGCGTACCCGCCGTCCGCGAACACACCCCGCACGTGATCATCTCCGACTGGCTGGACGGTACGCCGTTCTCGCGAGCCGCCGAACTTGATCATGAGGCCCGCAATCGCCTCGGGCTGCGCTACGTCCGCTTCCTGTTCGCCGGGCCGCGGGAGGTCGGGCTGCTGCACGGCGACCCGCATCCCGGGAACTTCAAGGTGTTGCCCGACGGTCGGCTCGGCGCGGTCGACTTCGGGCTGGTCGACGAGATGCCGGGCGGGCTGCCGGAGGCGATGGGCCGGTTGATGTCGCTCGCCGCAGCCGGCGACGCGCGCGCCACCCTGGCCGGCCTGGCCGCCGAGGGCTTTCTCGCGCGCGGGGTACGCGAGGTCGACCCGGGCGAACTGCTGGACTACCTGTCCCCGTTCATCGAGCCCGCCCTGGTCGAGGAGTTCCACTTCTCGCGGGAGTGGATGCGGTCGGAGTTCAGCCGGGTGAACTCCGCCGCGCGGCCCGGCGGGATCGCCGCCAAGCTCAACCTGCCGCCGAGCTACCTGCTGATCCACCGCGTCTGGCTCGGCGGAATCGCCGTGCTCGCCCAGCTCGACGTCACCGCCCGCTTCGGCGAGGTGCTGACCGAGTTCCTGCCACAGTGGCGTCCGCCGCGCTCGGACCGGCCCCGCTGA
- a CDS encoding UvrD-helicase domain-containing protein gives MRDQPGFDQLPSRDPERLLEGLDPEQREVATSLLGPVAVIAGAGTGKTRAITHRIAYGVATGAFAPTAVLAVTFTTRAAGELRSRLRALGVPAVAARTFHSAALRQAQYFWPRARGGELPPVHANKLPIVAEAASRLRISTDTAVLRDLSAEISWAKVSNVSPESYASLAGSMGRELASVDAASVARVLSGYEDAKRARGVIDFDDILLCAASLLADHPEIAAQVRGSYRHLVVDEYQDASPLQEALLKLWLGTGREICVVGDPAQTIHSFAGARADYLTGFERRYPGAAVLRLHRDYRSTPQVVGAANALLTRAPRSAGLEPVRLTAQRPPGPEVAYAGAPDEAAEAAAVADWLAGLRDRGTDPREMAVLFRINAQSPAFEAALADRGLPYVVRGAERFYDRAEVRRALHAVAAHTADPDRDAVDELVVVLESTGWSTEPPAGSGAVRERWESLAALKSVAEDLTRADPTVGFAEVAAELARRAAEQHAPVAHGVTVGTIHAAKGLEWDAVAVVGVHEGTLPFVLATTPAEVAEERRLLYVALTRAREHLRVSWSAGPRSRRPSRFLDGLRPAEPEQAAGGRTRQRRARTSALAASCRSCGESLASAAERKLGRHEACPSTYDEDTLERLREWRRGRAAEQKLPAYCVFTDATLIAIAEARPADDAQLLRLPGLGRSKLEKYGAEVLEIMNA, from the coding sequence GTGCGTGACCAGCCGGGGTTCGACCAGTTGCCGAGTCGCGACCCCGAGCGGCTGCTGGAGGGCCTCGACCCGGAGCAGCGCGAGGTGGCGACCAGCCTGCTCGGCCCGGTCGCCGTGATCGCCGGTGCGGGCACCGGCAAGACCCGGGCGATCACCCACCGGATCGCCTACGGAGTCGCCACCGGCGCCTTCGCGCCCACCGCCGTGCTGGCGGTGACCTTCACCACCCGCGCGGCGGGCGAGCTGCGGTCGCGGTTGCGGGCGCTCGGCGTACCGGCGGTCGCGGCGCGCACCTTCCACTCCGCCGCGTTGCGCCAGGCGCAGTACTTCTGGCCCCGCGCGCGCGGCGGCGAGCTGCCGCCGGTGCATGCCAACAAGCTGCCGATCGTCGCCGAGGCAGCCTCGAGGCTGCGGATCTCCACCGACACCGCCGTGCTGCGCGACCTGTCCGCCGAGATCAGTTGGGCCAAGGTGAGCAATGTCAGCCCGGAGTCCTATGCCTCGCTCGCCGGCTCGATGGGCCGCGAGCTGGCCTCGGTGGATGCCGCGTCGGTCGCCCGGGTGCTGTCGGGCTACGAGGACGCCAAGCGCGCCCGCGGGGTGATCGACTTCGACGACATCTTGTTGTGCGCGGCCTCGCTGCTGGCCGACCATCCCGAGATCGCGGCCCAGGTGCGCGGCAGCTACCGGCACCTGGTGGTCGATGAGTACCAGGACGCCAGCCCGCTGCAGGAGGCGCTGCTCAAGCTGTGGCTCGGGACCGGCCGGGAGATCTGCGTGGTCGGCGACCCGGCCCAGACCATCCATTCCTTCGCCGGCGCCCGCGCCGACTACCTGACCGGGTTCGAGCGCCGGTATCCGGGTGCCGCCGTGCTGCGGCTGCATCGCGACTACCGCTCCACCCCGCAGGTGGTCGGGGCCGCCAATGCGCTGCTCACCCGGGCGCCGCGCTCGGCCGGGCTGGAGCCGGTACGCCTCACCGCCCAGCGCCCGCCCGGGCCCGAGGTGGCCTATGCCGGCGCGCCGGACGAGGCGGCCGAGGCCGCGGCCGTCGCGGACTGGCTGGCCGGCCTGCGCGACCGCGGCACCGACCCGCGCGAGATGGCGGTGCTGTTCCGGATCAACGCCCAGAGCCCGGCCTTCGAGGCGGCGCTGGCCGACCGCGGCCTGCCCTATGTGGTGCGTGGGGCGGAGCGGTTCTACGACCGGGCGGAGGTACGCCGGGCGCTGCACGCGGTCGCGGCGCACACCGCCGATCCCGACCGCGATGCCGTCGACGAGCTCGTCGTGGTGCTCGAGTCCACCGGTTGGAGCACCGAGCCGCCGGCCGGTTCGGGAGCCGTCCGGGAGCGGTGGGAATCCCTTGCCGCGTTGAAGTCCGTCGCCGAGGACCTGACCCGGGCCGACCCGACTGTCGGCTTCGCCGAGGTGGCCGCCGAGCTCGCCCGGCGGGCGGCCGAACAGCACGCGCCGGTCGCGCACGGGGTGACGGTCGGCACCATCCACGCCGCCAAGGGCCTGGAATGGGACGCCGTCGCCGTGGTCGGGGTGCACGAGGGGACGTTGCCGTTCGTGCTGGCCACCACCCCGGCCGAGGTGGCCGAGGAGCGCCGCTTGCTCTACGTCGCCCTCACCCGGGCCCGGGAGCACCTGCGGGTGTCCTGGTCGGCGGGCCCGCGGTCGCGCCGGCCGTCCCGCTTCCTCGATGGGCTGCGCCCGGCCGAGCCGGAGCAGGCGGCAGGCGGGCGTACCCGCCAGCGCCGGGCGCGAACCAGCGCGCTCGCGGCGAGCTGCCGCAGTTGCGGCGAATCGCTGGCCAGCGCGGCCGAGCGCAAGCTGGGGCGGCACGAGGCCTGCCCGTCGACCTATGACGAGGACACCCTGGAGCGGTTGCGCGAGTGGCGGCGCGGCCGCGCGGCCGAGCAGAAGCTGCCGGCGTACTGCGTGTTCACCGACGCCACCCTGATCGCGATCGCCGAGGCCCGGCCCGCCGACGACGCGCAATTGCTCCGGCTGCCCGGGCTCGGCCGCTCCAAGTTGGAGAAGTATGGCGCCGAGGTGTTGGAGATCATGAACGCGTGA
- a CDS encoding WhiB family transcriptional regulator: protein MTVLLDEVSLQGLPCHLVDPEVFFADAPGDIEYAKGLCTDCPLRTECLAGALRRGEAAGVWGGELLVNGEVVARKRPRGRPRKHPRPVEPVTRRDVAPNPLRGSTLQRPAAIRRRRAA from the coding sequence ATGACCGTCTTGCTGGACGAGGTGAGCCTGCAGGGATTGCCCTGCCACCTCGTTGATCCGGAGGTGTTCTTCGCCGATGCCCCGGGAGACATCGAGTACGCCAAGGGTCTGTGCACCGACTGCCCGCTGCGCACGGAATGCCTGGCCGGCGCGCTGCGCCGCGGCGAGGCGGCCGGCGTCTGGGGTGGTGAGTTGCTGGTCAACGGCGAGGTGGTCGCCCGCAAGCGGCCCCGCGGCCGTCCGCGCAAGCACCCCCGGCCGGTCGAGCCGGTGACCCGGCGCGATGTCGCCCCCAACCCGCTGCGTGGCAGCACCCTGCAGCGTCCCGCCGCGATCCGCCGAAGGCGCGCGGCCTGA
- the recC gene encoding exodeoxyribonuclease V subunit gamma: protein MSQPAPDRPQRPGLFIHHGPDPTVLAGVLADLLVDPLPDPFAFEVVSVPSPGVERWLSQTLAARLGAGPAGDGVAAGIDYRSLEKLITGAVDAGAGADDPWASDRLPWLVLQAMLAAREEDWFGTVQRHAWPKQNPGGRAWATADRIAGLFRGYAAQRPELIRRWRDGADAAADGTPLPADRVWQPRLFRLAAELAQAPDPVQRLTDAVAALRAKPARAGLPQRLAIFGPTRLSTDQLAVIDALAAHRAVHLFTPHASPAAWRAIAELGPRPAGPRAADDSWRVVRNPLVNRLGRDARELQLRLATSTGVPLAHDLPVPDPPVPDPPVPDPPVPDLLTPDFPAGDASETLLGRLQADLRADRAPSPGAVADTSIAIHRSHGPDRQVEVLREALLGLLADDPTLQPRDIVVMCPDIETFAPLISATFGLADGPGDHPGHQLRVRLADRSLVQLNPLLAVLAELLALADARAGLSQVLDLCAQPPVARAFGFTPDDLERLAELAEGAGVRWGLDAGHRSRFAMGGFGQNTWQAGLDRMLLGIAMDADGQHFLGTALPLGDVDSSDVALIGRLAELLARLRRICAELARPHDAAGWVAALRDALEQVSAVPSAESWQLAHAHATLAELAPPGEASTSELTPSDVSAMLADAFRGRPSRANFRTGSLTMCTLTPMRSVPHRVVCLLGMDSDRFPRTVTPDGDDLLALDPWVGDRDPRSEDRQLLLDAIMATRQHLMIIHSGTSERTGERREPAIPVQELTDALQTMIGPDGLAAITTDHPLQPFAPDNFREPEPLSFDAVALTGARAAAAPPREPIDPWRATGLARTDPAAMVELSDLTAFYTHPAREFLRQRAGLSLWAQDDPPPDEIPVELDGLALWQIGDRMLTAALAGSDPDRVVAAEWRSGAVPPRNLGAPQLDRLRRDVIKVRDAALDLAQLPASSHQVLATVGERQVFGVIPGVRGNDIVEVTFSRLGARHRIVAWLRLLALTVAEPGRPWRSVIIAKSGSRTVLGPVAQADARARLHDLLIVRDLGLRAPLPLPLTTAATYAEIAHTGREPGPDDLRHAWERDADEIWTRWYAELGDLERPRAGREDAGNSEPAARESRRMRALARRVWQPLLDAEASG from the coding sequence ATGTCCCAGCCAGCGCCCGACCGGCCGCAGCGCCCCGGTCTGTTCATCCATCACGGACCCGATCCGACGGTGCTGGCGGGCGTGCTGGCCGACCTCCTGGTCGACCCACTCCCCGACCCGTTCGCGTTCGAGGTGGTGAGCGTGCCGTCGCCCGGGGTGGAGCGCTGGTTGTCCCAGACCCTCGCCGCCCGGCTCGGTGCCGGGCCGGCAGGCGACGGCGTCGCCGCCGGCATCGACTACCGGTCGCTGGAGAAGTTGATCACCGGAGCCGTCGATGCGGGCGCCGGCGCCGACGACCCGTGGGCGAGCGATCGGCTGCCGTGGCTGGTGTTGCAGGCGATGCTTGCCGCCCGCGAGGAGGACTGGTTCGGCACGGTGCAACGGCACGCCTGGCCGAAGCAGAATCCCGGCGGGCGGGCCTGGGCGACCGCCGACCGGATCGCCGGCCTGTTCCGCGGTTATGCCGCGCAGCGACCCGAGCTGATCCGGCGCTGGCGGGACGGGGCGGACGCGGCGGCGGACGGTACGCCGCTGCCGGCCGATCGGGTCTGGCAGCCGCGGCTGTTCCGGCTTGCCGCCGAGCTGGCGCAGGCGCCGGACCCGGTGCAACGCCTCACCGACGCCGTGGCCGCGCTGCGCGCCAAGCCCGCCCGTGCGGGGTTGCCGCAGCGGCTGGCGATCTTCGGGCCGACGCGGCTGAGCACCGATCAGCTCGCGGTGATCGACGCGCTGGCCGCCCATCGCGCGGTACACCTGTTCACCCCGCACGCCTCGCCCGCCGCCTGGCGCGCGATCGCCGAGCTCGGCCCGCGCCCGGCCGGCCCCCGGGCCGCTGACGACTCCTGGCGGGTGGTGCGCAATCCGCTGGTCAACCGCCTCGGCCGCGATGCGCGCGAGCTGCAGTTGCGGCTCGCCACCAGCACCGGCGTACCGCTCGCGCACGATCTCCCTGTCCCCGATCCCCCTGTCCCCGATCCCCCTGTCCCTGATCCTCCTGTCCCCGATCTCCTGACGCCCGATTTCCCGGCGGGCGACGCATCGGAAACGCTGCTCGGCCGGCTGCAGGCGGACCTTCGGGCGGACCGGGCCCCCTCCCCCGGTGCGGTCGCGGACACCAGCATCGCCATCCACCGCTCACACGGCCCCGACCGGCAGGTGGAGGTGTTGCGCGAGGCCCTGCTCGGGCTGCTCGCCGACGACCCGACGCTGCAGCCGCGCGACATCGTGGTGATGTGCCCCGACATCGAGACCTTCGCGCCGCTGATCTCGGCCACGTTCGGGCTGGCCGACGGGCCCGGTGATCATCCCGGCCACCAGTTGCGGGTTCGGCTGGCCGACCGGTCGCTGGTGCAACTGAATCCGCTGCTCGCGGTGCTGGCGGAGTTGCTCGCCCTGGCCGATGCGCGGGCGGGCCTGTCGCAGGTGCTCGATCTGTGCGCGCAGCCGCCGGTGGCCCGGGCCTTCGGCTTCACGCCCGATGACCTGGAACGGCTCGCCGAACTGGCCGAGGGGGCCGGCGTGCGCTGGGGGCTGGACGCGGGGCACCGGTCGCGGTTCGCGATGGGCGGCTTCGGCCAGAACACCTGGCAGGCCGGCCTGGACCGGATGCTGCTCGGCATCGCCATGGATGCCGACGGGCAGCATTTCCTCGGCACGGCCCTGCCCCTGGGCGATGTGGATTCCTCGGACGTGGCCCTGATCGGCCGGCTGGCCGAGCTGCTCGCCCGGCTGCGCCGGATCTGTGCCGAGCTGGCGCGCCCGCACGATGCCGCCGGCTGGGTCGCCGCGCTGCGCGATGCGCTGGAGCAGGTCAGCGCGGTGCCGTCGGCGGAGTCCTGGCAGCTCGCGCATGCGCATGCGACCCTGGCCGAGCTCGCGCCGCCGGGCGAGGCATCGACCAGCGAGCTCACGCCGTCCGATGTCTCGGCCATGCTGGCCGACGCCTTCCGCGGCCGGCCGAGCCGGGCGAACTTCCGCACGGGCAGCCTGACGATGTGCACCCTGACCCCGATGCGTTCGGTGCCGCACCGGGTGGTGTGCCTGCTCGGCATGGATTCCGACCGCTTCCCCCGCACGGTCACCCCCGACGGCGACGATCTGCTCGCGCTCGACCCGTGGGTCGGTGATCGCGACCCGCGCAGTGAGGACCGGCAACTGCTGCTGGATGCGATCATGGCCACCCGTCAGCATCTGATGATCATCCACTCCGGCACCTCCGAGCGCACCGGTGAGCGCCGCGAGCCGGCGATCCCGGTGCAGGAGCTGACCGATGCGCTGCAGACCATGATCGGCCCCGACGGGCTGGCCGCGATCACCACCGATCACCCGCTGCAGCCGTTCGCGCCGGACAACTTCCGCGAGCCCGAACCGCTGAGCTTCGATGCCGTGGCACTGACCGGCGCGCGGGCCGCGGCGGCGCCACCACGCGAACCGATCGATCCCTGGCGCGCGACCGGGCTCGCCCGGACCGACCCCGCGGCGATGGTCGAACTGTCGGACCTGACCGCGTTCTACACCCACCCCGCGCGGGAGTTCCTGCGACAGCGGGCGGGGCTCTCGCTGTGGGCGCAGGACGACCCGCCGCCGGACGAGATCCCCGTCGAGCTGGACGGGCTCGCCCTGTGGCAGATCGGGGATCGGATGCTGACGGCCGCGCTGGCCGGGTCGGATCCGGACCGCGTCGTCGCGGCGGAATGGCGCAGCGGCGCCGTCCCCCCGCGCAATCTCGGCGCACCGCAACTGGACCGGTTGCGCCGCGACGTGATCAAGGTCCGCGACGCCGCGCTCGATCTCGCCCAGTTGCCCGCCAGCAGCCACCAGGTGCTGGCCACCGTCGGTGAGCGGCAGGTGTTCGGCGTGATCCCCGGCGTGCGGGGCAACGACATCGTCGAGGTCACCTTCTCCCGGCTCGGTGCCAGGCATCGAATCGTCGCCTGGCTGCGGCTGCTCGCGTTGACCGTGGCCGAGCCGGGTCGGCCCTGGCGCTCGGTGATCATCGCGAAGTCGGGTTCGCGTACCGTCCTCGGTCCGGTCGCGCAGGCCGATGCCCGGGCCCGGTTGCACGACCTGCTGATCGTGCGCGATCTCGGTCTGCGCGCGCCACTGCCGCTGCCGCTGACGACGGCCGCGACCTATGCCGAGATCGCCCACACCGGCCGCGAACCGGGCCCCGACGACCTGCGCCATGCCTGGGAGCGCGACGCCGATGAGATCTGGACCCGGTGGTACGCCGAGCTGGGCGATCTCGAACGGCCCCGGGCCGGCCGCGAGGATGCCGGCAACAGCGAGCCGGCGGCCCGCGAGTCGCGGCGAATGCGGGCCCTGGCCCGCCGGGTCTGGCAGCCGCTGTTGGACGCGGAGGCGAGCGGATGA
- a CDS encoding M48 family metallopeptidase produces MSRADQTDPGQSDPESVAPLLGGEAPEVEVRRSSRRRRTITAYRDAGRIVVLLPQRLSVAEERRVVPEMVAKVLAKEERSRAPAADLALTGRAAELSRRFLAAEGSPMPASVRWVGNQNNRWGSCTPGAGTIRLSDRLRPMPAWVVDYVLMHELAHLVEREHNARFWRLVDALPDAERAKGYLAGWSDALARGVPTGER; encoded by the coding sequence ATGTCGCGGGCCGACCAGACCGATCCCGGCCAGTCCGATCCCGAATCCGTGGCGCCCCTGCTGGGCGGCGAGGCGCCCGAGGTCGAGGTACGCCGAAGCTCGCGGCGGCGCCGGACGATCACCGCCTATCGCGACGCGGGCCGGATCGTGGTGCTGCTGCCGCAGCGCCTGTCGGTGGCGGAGGAGCGCCGCGTCGTGCCGGAGATGGTCGCCAAGGTGCTGGCCAAGGAGGAACGCTCGCGGGCTCCCGCGGCCGACCTCGCCCTGACCGGCCGGGCCGCGGAGCTGAGCCGACGCTTTCTGGCGGCCGAGGGCTCCCCGATGCCGGCAAGCGTGCGCTGGGTCGGCAACCAGAACAACCGCTGGGGCTCGTGCACCCCGGGCGCCGGGACGATCCGGCTGTCGGACCGGCTGCGGCCGATGCCCGCCTGGGTCGTCGACTACGTGCTGATGCACGAGCTGGCCCATCTTGTCGAGCGCGAGCACAACGCCCGGTTCTGGCGCCTGGTCGACGCTCTGCCGGATGCCGAACGGGCGAAGGGCTACCTCGCCGGGTGGAGCGACGCGCTCGCCCGCGGCGTACCGACCGGCGAGCGCTGA
- a CDS encoding GlxA family transcriptional regulator, which produces MSQLVAVVADSAVMPFELSLATRVLGSVRDARGRPGYTVRHCSERAGPLATAAGFSITLEHDLSLLRRADLVVVAPSPQHTSLTRMAADTMPPIVRALKECHASRIASVCLGSFLLAAAGRLDGRTATTHWAAADLLARSFPAITVDPDALFVTSAEITTSAGAAAGIDMLLHVVREDHGSAIATDTARTCVVPAWRDGGQRQFIKQPVPQHPEDHLGDTMDWALERLDEPLTVDQLAAHARMSRRTFTRKFRAATGTTATTWIIRQRLELARNLLETTDRTIDDIAHTSGMGSASSLRNHLRRNLGVSPASYRTTFHTPDPPEPSTMS; this is translated from the coding sequence ATGTCTCAACTGGTCGCGGTCGTCGCCGACTCGGCCGTGATGCCGTTCGAACTCAGCCTCGCCACGCGTGTCCTGGGCAGTGTCCGCGACGCCCGCGGCCGGCCGGGTTACACCGTGCGGCATTGCAGCGAACGAGCCGGACCCCTTGCGACCGCAGCAGGGTTCAGCATCACCCTGGAACACGACTTGTCCCTGCTGAGACGAGCCGACCTTGTCGTGGTTGCACCCTCACCCCAGCACACAAGTCTGACGAGAATGGCCGCGGACACCATGCCGCCGATAGTTCGCGCACTCAAGGAATGCCACGCGTCACGAATTGCCTCCGTATGCCTGGGATCGTTCCTCCTGGCCGCAGCAGGGCGATTGGACGGGCGGACCGCGACGACGCACTGGGCCGCCGCAGACCTTCTGGCGCGCAGCTTCCCCGCCATCACCGTGGACCCCGACGCGCTCTTTGTGACTTCGGCCGAGATCACAACCTCGGCCGGCGCGGCCGCCGGAATCGACATGCTCCTGCACGTCGTCCGCGAAGACCACGGCAGTGCCATCGCCACCGACACCGCACGGACCTGCGTCGTGCCTGCCTGGCGAGACGGAGGTCAACGGCAATTCATCAAGCAGCCCGTGCCTCAGCACCCAGAAGATCACCTCGGCGACACGATGGACTGGGCACTCGAGCGCCTCGACGAACCACTCACCGTCGATCAATTGGCGGCACACGCTCGGATGAGCCGCCGCACGTTCACGAGAAAATTCCGAGCCGCAACTGGGACGACCGCTACCACTTGGATCATCCGGCAACGACTCGAGCTGGCCAGGAACCTCCTGGAGACAACCGACCGGACCATCGACGACATAGCGCACACGAGCGGAATGGGATCAGCCAGCTCACTTCGCAATCACCTACGGCGCAACCTGGGAGTCTCGCCCGCGTCCTACCGCACCACCTTCCACACACCAGACCCGCCGGAACCGTCGACAATGTCCTGA